One segment of bacterium DNA contains the following:
- a CDS encoding GMC family oxidoreductase yields the protein MALPRVNAIVVGAGAAGGVVAKELATAGLSVVLLERGRWQSFQDHDHDELTSQRTSVLGSAFGPDDRRWRRVVRQGERWVQVLPSESAYQNNAACVGGGTFSYGAMAWRFMPQDFRLRTLYGDIPGSTLADWPISYDDLEPYYEKVEWEIGVSGSDEGNPFAPPRKRERPMPPKPYTAEGRLLYAAGLRLGLHPFPIPMLRNTVPYAGRQACVSCRYCVGFACEVGAKCGTHNTVIPVALASGNCELRTGCVAARVVTDQRGRATGVEYFDPEDRSQFQAADLVVLSASATETPRLMLNSKCKLFPAGLGNRNDWVGRNLQGHAYCGAYGLFERELYDDVGPGACISSMDFNHGNPGHIGGGILVNEFIRLPYLFTGIRPPGAARWGLEHKQFQRDWYKRSMGVKSAVQELPTFESRVEVDPEVKDYWGLPVARISGARHPRDRETGDFMTRQAERWLLEAGAIRTWRSLPGLGVSGGQHQAGTCRMGADPATSVVNQYGQVHDIDNLFVVDGSTQVNNGGFNPVLTIMAVAYRSAEYIARQWNGTRFRS from the coding sequence ATGGCATTGCCCAGGGTGAATGCGATCGTTGTGGGAGCCGGCGCGGCTGGCGGAGTGGTGGCCAAGGAACTCGCCACCGCGGGGCTTTCCGTGGTGCTGCTCGAGCGTGGCCGCTGGCAGAGTTTCCAGGACCATGACCACGATGAGCTGACCTCCCAGCGCACCTCAGTACTGGGCTCCGCTTTCGGCCCGGATGACCGCCGCTGGCGGCGGGTTGTCCGCCAGGGCGAGCGCTGGGTCCAGGTGCTGCCCAGCGAGAGCGCCTACCAGAACAACGCCGCCTGTGTGGGGGGCGGAACTTTCAGCTACGGGGCGATGGCCTGGCGTTTCATGCCCCAGGATTTCCGCCTGCGCACCCTCTACGGTGACATCCCGGGCAGCACGTTGGCCGACTGGCCGATCTCCTACGATGATCTGGAACCGTATTACGAGAAAGTCGAGTGGGAGATCGGGGTCTCGGGCAGCGACGAGGGCAACCCGTTCGCCCCGCCGCGTAAGCGTGAGCGGCCCATGCCGCCCAAGCCCTACACTGCCGAGGGGCGGCTGCTTTACGCCGCCGGGTTGCGCCTGGGCCTGCACCCCTTTCCCATTCCCATGTTGCGCAACACGGTGCCCTATGCCGGACGGCAGGCCTGTGTCTCCTGCCGCTATTGTGTCGGTTTCGCCTGTGAGGTCGGCGCCAAGTGTGGCACGCATAACACGGTGATCCCAGTGGCCCTGGCCAGTGGCAACTGCGAGCTGCGCACCGGCTGCGTGGCGGCCCGGGTGGTCACGGACCAGCGCGGGCGGGCTACGGGGGTGGAATACTTTGACCCGGAGGACCGCAGTCAGTTCCAGGCCGCCGACCTGGTGGTGCTGTCGGCCTCGGCCACCGAGACCCCGCGCCTTATGCTCAATTCCAAATGTAAGCTTTTCCCCGCGGGCCTGGGCAACCGTAACGACTGGGTCGGGCGCAATCTCCAGGGCCACGCCTACTGCGGAGCCTACGGTCTGTTCGAGCGGGAGCTGTACGATGATGTCGGGCCGGGGGCCTGTATCTCGTCGATGGATTTCAACCATGGCAACCCCGGCCACATCGGCGGCGGCATCCTGGTCAACGAGTTCATCCGCCTGCCCTACCTTTTCACCGGGATCCGTCCTCCCGGAGCGGCGCGCTGGGGGTTGGAGCACAAGCAGTTCCAGCGCGACTGGTACAAGCGTTCCATGGGGGTTAAATCGGCGGTGCAGGAACTGCCGACTTTCGAGTCGCGGGTGGAGGTGGACCCCGAGGTCAAGGATTACTGGGGCCTGCCCGTGGCCCGTATCTCGGGCGCCCGTCACCCGCGCGACCGCGAGACCGGTGATTTCATGACCCGCCAGGCCGAGCGCTGGCTGCTGGAGGCCGGCGCGATCCGGACCTGGCGCTCCCTGCCCGGGCTGGGTGTCTCGGGCGGACAGCACCAGGCCGGCACCTGTCGCATGGGGGCTGACCCCGCCACCTCGGTGGTCAACCAGTACGGCCAGGTCCACGACATCGACAACCTGTTCGTGGTGGATGGCAGCACGCAGGTGAACAACGGCGGGTTCAACCCGGTGCTGACGATTATGGCGGTGGCATACCGCAGCGCCGAATACATCGCCCGCCAGTGGAACGGAACGCGTTTCCGCTCCTGA
- a CDS encoding gluconate 2-dehydrogenase subunit 3 family protein has product MRSGEKIARRTFFRVSAVAAAAAGVFGSGCLVERRRWRAFSEAEARLVDDISERIIPSDSDPGGRFAGVVDFIDRQLDGPYERYAASYHDGLPRLARTAEAVHSAPWEKLSDWQQTELLARLEKGDVPEGIWEQGQAREFFALLCEHCLQGYYGPPRHGGNRDYVSYRMLGLDYPQIVGRNQRA; this is encoded by the coding sequence ATGCGAAGTGGTGAAAAAATTGCCCGACGGACTTTTTTCCGGGTGAGCGCGGTCGCCGCTGCAGCGGCGGGGGTTTTCGGCTCCGGCTGCCTGGTGGAACGCCGTCGCTGGCGGGCGTTCAGCGAGGCCGAGGCGCGCCTGGTGGATGACATCTCGGAGCGGATCATCCCCTCGGACAGCGACCCGGGCGGACGGTTCGCCGGGGTGGTCGATTTCATCGACCGTCAGCTGGACGGCCCCTACGAGCGGTATGCCGCGAGCTATCACGATGGGCTGCCACGCCTGGCCCGCACCGCCGAGGCCGTGCATTCCGCGCCTTGGGAAAAGCTTTCGGACTGGCAGCAGACCGAGTTGCTGGCGCGTCTGGAGAAAGGTGATGTCCCGGAGGGGATCTGGGAGCAGGGACAGGCCCGGGAGTTTTTCGCCCTGCTCTGCGAGCATTGCCTTCAGGGATATTACGGTCCGCCGCGCCACGGCGGCAACCGCGACTATGTGAGCTACCGGATGCTGGGCCTGGATTATCCGCAGATCGTGGGACGCAACCAGCGTGCCTGA
- a CDS encoding response regulator — translation MADLDRINVLIVDDDELIRIYLRAFCQVNGWGCVEAGDGLTAIEILRSNPDAFCLALLDLHLPGLTGLEVLPELLKLGQDLAVIVMTGYAEIGIAVEALQKGAVDLIEKPLDNNLLLSRIEKALELRKMRRANQAYFTEMEQQVRLRTSNSEAALKATIFGLARLAEQRDNDSGFHLERMAHYTLTLAKSLRERNLYRNTLDDDYLENLFDSAPLHDIGKAGVPESILLKPGPLDENECKVMHSHTSIGERTLADIQSRVETEDFLLLGIELTRSHHERFDGSGYPEGLIGNAIPLSARLVALADFFDAVTTVRIYRTTTFTGNQAASMIAGARGTHFDPDIVDAFLASRHEFTRIHQDFMD, via the coding sequence ATGGCCGATCTGGATCGAATCAACGTACTTATTGTCGATGACGACGAACTGATAAGGATTTACCTTCGCGCATTTTGCCAGGTCAACGGCTGGGGCTGCGTGGAGGCGGGCGACGGGCTGACGGCGATAGAGATACTCCGCAGCAACCCGGACGCTTTCTGCCTGGCCCTTCTCGACCTGCACCTGCCAGGCCTCACGGGGCTGGAGGTGCTGCCGGAACTGCTCAAGCTGGGACAGGACCTGGCTGTCATTGTCATGACGGGCTACGCCGAGATCGGCATTGCGGTCGAGGCCCTGCAGAAAGGGGCGGTCGACCTGATAGAGAAACCGCTCGACAACAACCTACTGCTTTCGCGTATCGAAAAAGCCCTCGAATTGCGGAAGATGCGCCGCGCCAACCAAGCCTATTTCACTGAAATGGAGCAGCAGGTGCGACTCCGCACCTCGAATTCCGAGGCGGCCCTCAAGGCGACCATTTTCGGCCTCGCCCGCCTGGCCGAGCAGCGGGACAATGATTCCGGCTTTCACCTGGAGCGCATGGCACACTATACGCTCACCCTGGCGAAAAGCCTGCGGGAAAGGAACCTGTACCGGAACACCCTGGATGATGACTACCTGGAGAACCTTTTCGACTCCGCCCCCCTTCACGACATCGGCAAGGCCGGGGTCCCGGAATCCATCCTTCTCAAACCCGGTCCTCTGGATGAAAATGAATGCAAGGTGATGCACTCGCATACCAGCATCGGAGAGCGCACCCTTGCCGATATCCAGTCCCGGGTGGAGACGGAGGATTTTCTGCTGCTTGGGATAGAGCTTACCCGAAGCCACCACGAGCGTTTCGACGGCTCGGGCTACCCCGAGGGCCTGATCGGGAACGCGATCCCGCTATCGGCCCGCCTGGTCGCACTGGCCGATTTCTTCGACGCCGTGACCACGGTGCGCATCTACCGTACGACCACCTTCACCGGGAACCAGGCCGCATCGATGATCGCCGGTGCGCGGGGGACGCATTTCGACCCGGACATCGTGGATGCCTTTCTCGCCTCACGGCACGAATTTACCAGGATACACCAGGATTTCATGGACTGA
- a CDS encoding mechanosensitive ion channel family protein, producing MTDSFSWLTNYLTPERMISLVRALIILSVGIIVSRLVAASVGKIVERRSSKQQSIIFRKMALYLMLTLVLVSALRELGFQLGVLLGAAGVLTVAVGFASQTSASNIISGLFLLADRPFQIGDVIQIGQTTGVVHSIELLSVKLQTFQNHLVRIPNEELIKSQVINFTYWPIRRIDIEIGVAYKEDIGKVRSLLMEVADRNPLCLEEPGPLFIFAGYGDSSINLQFCIWVKKENYLDAMNSTKQQIKEIFDRNGIEIPFPQVSVSTSSVTDPFPIAFSRSGKTA from the coding sequence ATGACCGATTCCTTTTCCTGGCTGACCAATTATCTGACCCCGGAGCGGATGATCTCCCTGGTGCGGGCTCTGATAATCCTGTCGGTCGGGATCATTGTCTCGCGGCTGGTGGCGGCCAGCGTGGGCAAGATAGTCGAGCGGCGCTCCAGCAAGCAGCAGAGTATCATTTTCCGCAAGATGGCGCTCTACCTGATGCTGACTCTGGTGCTGGTCTCGGCGCTGCGCGAGCTGGGTTTCCAACTGGGCGTGCTGCTGGGGGCGGCCGGCGTGCTGACCGTGGCCGTGGGGTTTGCCTCGCAGACCTCGGCCTCGAACATTATCAGCGGCCTGTTCCTCCTGGCCGACCGTCCGTTCCAGATCGGCGACGTGATCCAGATCGGCCAGACCACGGGCGTGGTGCACTCGATCGAGCTGCTCTCGGTCAAGCTCCAGACTTTCCAGAACCACCTGGTGCGTATCCCCAACGAGGAATTGATCAAGTCGCAGGTGATCAATTTCACCTACTGGCCCATCCGGCGGATTGACATCGAGATCGGCGTGGCCTACAAGGAGGATATCGGCAAGGTGCGCAGCCTGCTGATGGAGGTGGCCGACCGCAACCCGCTCTGCCTGGAGGAACCGGGGCCGCTGTTCATTTTCGCCGGCTACGGCGATTCCTCGATCAACCTCCAGTTTTGCATCTGGGTGAAAAAGGAAAACTACCTCGATGCGATGAACAGCACCAAGCAGCAGATCAAGGAAATTTTCGACCGCAACGGCATCGAAATACCTTTCCCGCAGGTTTCGGTCTCCACCTCGAGCGTGACCGACCCGTTCCCCATCGCTTTCAGCCGCTCAGGGAAAACCGCCTGA
- a CDS encoding integration host factor subunit beta, translating to MTKADIVEKIADKTGFTQNETRLVVEQFLEEIKTCLTREEHLEVRGFGTFKIKNCRERKARNPRTNSEVRVPARKKAIFKVSKELNEQLN from the coding sequence ATGACCAAGGCGGACATCGTTGAGAAGATCGCCGACAAGACCGGATTTACCCAGAACGAAACGCGTCTGGTTGTGGAGCAGTTCCTCGAGGAGATCAAAACCTGTCTGACCCGGGAGGAACACCTGGAGGTGCGCGGCTTTGGGACGTTCAAGATCAAGAACTGCCGGGAACGGAAAGCGCGCAACCCGAGAACCAACAGCGAGGTGCGGGTTCCGGCCCGCAAGAAAGCCATTTTTAAGGTGTCCAAGGAGCTGAACGAGCAGCTCAACTGA
- a CDS encoding acyltransferase — translation MNKLRVAAVQMEHTNGDKAANLAKVEDFTCRAAVEGAAAVAFPECCISSYMHLAGLNYAELSALAESVPGGRSVEVLSRLAIDNRITVLAGLLEIDQSEGGNLYNTYVVACPDGAIFRYRKLHPFVNKHLSAGNQFVTLDIQGWRAGILICYDSNLWENWRIYELQGAQLMFLPHQTGGFDIPCAGMGKIDPQLWHERKKNPEAIRAEVLGPKGRQWLMKWLPSRAYDTGTYAVFSNGCGVDGVDEVRCGGAVVIDPHGIVQAESFALHDDMVVADLDPKQLELSLGRSHTTARRPELYGKLIERAAEVDTRSMRNAFRKKLGVDLDGE, via the coding sequence ATGAACAAGCTGCGCGTGGCCGCAGTGCAGATGGAGCACACCAACGGCGACAAGGCCGCCAACCTGGCCAAGGTGGAGGATTTCACCTGTCGCGCCGCAGTGGAGGGCGCCGCCGCAGTGGCGTTCCCGGAGTGCTGTATCTCCAGCTACATGCACCTGGCCGGTCTGAACTATGCTGAACTCAGCGCTCTGGCCGAGTCGGTGCCGGGGGGACGGTCGGTGGAGGTCCTTTCCAGGCTGGCGATCGACAACAGGATAACAGTCCTGGCCGGGCTGCTCGAAATCGACCAGAGCGAGGGCGGCAATCTGTATAACACATATGTGGTGGCCTGCCCGGACGGGGCGATTTTCCGCTACCGCAAGCTGCACCCGTTCGTGAACAAGCACCTGAGCGCGGGCAACCAGTTCGTGACTCTCGATATCCAGGGCTGGCGCGCCGGTATCCTGATCTGCTACGACAGCAACCTCTGGGAGAACTGGCGTATCTACGAGCTGCAGGGCGCGCAGCTGATGTTCCTTCCCCACCAGACCGGCGGGTTCGACATCCCCTGCGCCGGGATGGGCAAGATCGATCCCCAGTTGTGGCACGAGCGCAAGAAGAACCCGGAGGCGATCCGGGCTGAGGTGCTCGGTCCCAAGGGCCGTCAGTGGCTGATGAAATGGCTGCCCAGCCGGGCCTACGACACCGGCACCTACGCCGTATTCAGTAACGGCTGCGGGGTGGACGGAGTCGATGAGGTGCGTTGTGGCGGCGCGGTGGTGATAGACCCGCACGGGATCGTGCAGGCCGAGAGTTTCGCGCTTCACGACGATATGGTGGTCGCGGACCTGGACCCGAAGCAACTGGAGCTGAGCCTGGGCCGCTCGCACACCACTGCGCGCCGCCCCGAGCTCTACGGCAAGCTGATCGAACGGGCCGCCGAGGTGGACACGCGCTCGATGCGAAACGCGTTCCGCAAGAAACTGGGGGTGGACCTGGACGGGGAGTGA